A genomic segment from Halobacteriovorax sp. DA5 encodes:
- a CDS encoding sensor histidine kinase, whose protein sequence is MLILHSYSRDSIWTDLIDQSIKKNLHSESNHLDVYTEYMDSKRFYGRDYGERLYNLFSIKYSDRNIKLIITSDDNAFAFAMKYRDKLFQNSQIIFTGVNGYSDEFKQKYRLEKNYTGLVESFKIDKMLELSQSLHPKAKKFYVINTIHTPSGKYLKKEFQKSISKLGLADKVEYLEDISADSLYKKVEKLEKGSFALYGGFSRDRDGNFLDFEKNLGELARRSNVPIYGFLKYYLPYGLTGGYFTSGELYGKKAALIANQIIAGEDINSIAIVEDVEAPAIFDYAKIVKFGLDFHKLPVNSQIINRNNKLLRFYEEYTFEFWFILFSFACLFISLVVLAYHFEQQKKHKKEVLRINEQLEDRVEKRTRQLIEQQSKLINSAKLASIGEMASGIAHEINNPLTIIDLSAYRIIQLSDNEVVLKSAEKIKLTVDRISKIIKGLKQLAKEDASLTSELVNIKVAIEDVISICQARFKENEIHFKIDVDENLKVHGAPVQISQVVLNLLNNSFDELVQGDSERWIKLEGKKEKDIVEISVTDSGKGISEEIFERIMEPFFTTKVDQRGTGLGLSICKNIIEHHKGRIFVDRSSPNTRFVIQLPTA, encoded by the coding sequence GTGCTTATACTGCACTCTTACTCTCGAGATAGTATTTGGACAGATCTTATTGATCAGTCGATTAAGAAAAACCTTCATAGTGAAAGCAATCACCTAGATGTTTATACAGAGTATATGGACTCTAAGCGATTCTACGGGCGAGACTATGGTGAGAGGCTCTATAATCTATTCTCAATAAAGTACTCTGATCGAAATATTAAATTAATTATTACTTCAGATGACAATGCGTTTGCCTTTGCCATGAAGTATCGAGACAAACTTTTTCAAAATAGTCAGATTATTTTTACCGGTGTTAACGGCTACAGTGATGAATTTAAACAGAAATATCGACTCGAAAAAAATTACACCGGACTCGTTGAGAGTTTCAAAATTGATAAAATGCTCGAGCTTTCTCAAAGCCTGCATCCAAAAGCTAAAAAATTCTATGTAATTAATACGATTCATACACCATCAGGTAAGTACTTAAAGAAAGAGTTTCAAAAATCAATTTCCAAGTTAGGACTCGCAGATAAAGTTGAATACCTAGAGGATATATCAGCAGATAGCCTTTATAAGAAAGTTGAAAAATTAGAAAAAGGTTCGTTTGCTCTTTATGGCGGTTTTTCTCGTGATCGTGATGGAAATTTTTTAGACTTTGAAAAAAACCTTGGTGAGTTAGCAAGGCGCTCAAACGTGCCAATTTATGGTTTCTTGAAATACTATTTGCCTTACGGCCTGACTGGTGGATATTTTACAAGTGGTGAGCTCTACGGGAAGAAAGCAGCTTTAATTGCTAATCAGATTATTGCTGGTGAAGACATTAATTCGATTGCTATAGTTGAGGATGTCGAGGCACCAGCTATTTTTGATTACGCTAAAATTGTTAAATTTGGTCTTGATTTCCATAAGCTACCAGTTAATTCACAAATTATAAATCGTAATAATAAATTGCTGCGCTTCTATGAAGAGTATACTTTCGAGTTTTGGTTTATTCTTTTTTCTTTTGCGTGTTTATTTATTAGTTTAGTTGTTCTTGCTTATCATTTTGAGCAACAAAAGAAGCATAAGAAAGAAGTTCTTCGAATCAATGAACAATTAGAGGATAGAGTTGAAAAAAGAACAAGACAGTTAATTGAGCAGCAGTCGAAACTTATCAATTCTGCAAAGCTTGCTTCGATTGGAGAGATGGCAAGTGGGATCGCTCATGAAATTAATAACCCACTAACAATCATTGATTTAAGTGCTTATCGAATTATTCAATTGTCAGATAATGAAGTTGTCTTAAAGTCGGCAGAAAAAATCAAACTAACTGTTGATCGTATTTCAAAAATTATTAAAGGACTCAAGCAACTGGCCAAAGAGGATGCTAGTCTAACTAGTGAACTCGTGAATATTAAGGTTGCTATTGAAGATGTCATTTCAATTTGTCAGGCAAGATTTAAAGAGAACGAAATTCACTTTAAGATTGATGTCGACGAGAACCTAAAGGTTCACGGGGCACCAGTACAGATTTCACAAGTGGTTTTGAACCTTCTCAATAATTCTTTTGATGAATTAGTTCAGGGAGACAGTGAACGCTGGATCAAGCTCGAAGGAAAAAAAGAAAAGGATATCGTTGAAATTTCAGTGACAGATTCTGGAAAAGGAATTTCTGAAGAGATCTTTGAAAGAATCATGGAGCCATTCTTTACAACTAAGGTTGATCAAAGAGGTACTGGACTAGGCCTAAGTATTTGTAAGAATATAATTGAGCATCATAAAGGCCGTATCTTCGTGGATAGGTCGAGCCCTAACACCCGTTTCGTTATTCAGCTACCAACTGCCTAA
- a CDS encoding NAD(P)/FAD-dependent oxidoreductase, protein MNIYDVLIVGGGPAGALLGHLLAEQNSKVLILERNKDIGRKVCGEYLCPQGVKLLDNLNLQSVYKDFLPLDGMVIHTPKGRSVNSTFPMSEGGKKNFGVSVNRKILDQRLVNLATESGADFRLNQSVVSMEYLGTYWRVETVVGDIYYSRLLVGADGRNSIVARYLNLQLPNSKKRIALHAWLNTGKVPVRKGQMFIFEKGSYLGVDPISNYELNLSLVCGADEIKKYGSARNAFKYYLESIKDELGVTLDEENKIHTSFPIEHSVRDVIGNNVALIGDAAGFIDPITGEGIFNALLTANMLFESINISKVCFDYNSSLQVYKYKKEKYFREKTFLNICFQWLIRRSWLVELIAKFLNHSKKRRDTFIGIIGNIHTPLKGLFRIIFS, encoded by the coding sequence ATGAATATTTACGATGTACTCATTGTTGGTGGTGGTCCCGCAGGGGCACTACTTGGCCACTTGCTTGCTGAACAAAATTCAAAAGTACTGATTCTTGAAAGAAATAAAGATATCGGTCGTAAAGTATGCGGCGAATATCTTTGTCCCCAAGGTGTGAAACTCCTTGATAATCTAAACCTACAATCTGTTTATAAAGACTTCTTGCCGCTTGATGGTATGGTGATACATACACCAAAAGGCCGCAGTGTTAACAGTACATTCCCTATGAGTGAGGGCGGAAAGAAAAATTTTGGTGTCAGTGTTAATCGTAAGATTCTCGATCAAAGATTGGTAAATCTCGCAACTGAAAGCGGTGCAGACTTTCGACTTAATCAAAGTGTTGTAAGTATGGAGTATTTAGGAACATATTGGAGAGTTGAGACAGTTGTTGGTGATATATATTATTCTCGACTTCTCGTCGGTGCAGATGGGCGCAACTCAATTGTTGCACGATATTTAAATCTTCAATTGCCTAATTCAAAAAAACGTATCGCTCTACATGCTTGGCTTAATACAGGTAAAGTTCCAGTAAGAAAGGGACAAATGTTTATCTTCGAAAAGGGAAGTTACCTTGGTGTTGATCCTATTTCGAATTATGAATTAAATCTCTCTCTTGTTTGTGGAGCTGATGAAATCAAGAAATATGGAAGTGCACGCAATGCTTTCAAGTATTATCTTGAAAGTATTAAAGATGAGCTAGGGGTTACACTAGACGAAGAAAATAAGATCCATACAAGTTTTCCAATTGAGCACAGTGTAAGAGATGTTATTGGAAATAATGTGGCCCTAATTGGTGATGCCGCAGGCTTTATTGACCCAATTACTGGAGAAGGTATCTTTAATGCTTTATTAACAGCGAATATGCTTTTCGAAAGTATCAATATTTCAAAAGTTTGTTTTGATTATAACTCTTCATTACAAGTTTATAAGTACAAGAAAGAGAAATACTTTCGGGAAAAAACATTTCTTAATATTTGCTTCCAGTGGCTGATCCGCCGTTCATGGTTGGTTGAGCTTATTGCAAAATTTTTGAATCATAGTAAAAAAAGAAGAGATACCTTCATCGGAATCATTGGAAATATACATACTCCATTAAAAGGTCTTTTCAGAATTATTTTCTCATGA
- a CDS encoding sensor histidine kinase, with product MILLKAVYRLIFILFILISSLSRAAETYDILMLHSYEKGNIWTEEIDSSFRFHLQSRHKYSMNFYTEYMDSKRFFGRDYDDALAELYATKFSSHKIDLIVTTDDYAFDFAIKYRREIFNDAPIIFSGVNGYDKFKRDIYRTEKNFTGVVETFDVIPTVKGALKINPTATKIYVINTQFSPSGRYLKKQFESSFEKMQLKQKVIYIENYNMEEIYEMAKHFEDDSIVLFGVYARDRDGKYFKFDENIRTLSKYSKQPIYGFLKFLLNKGIVGGNLSDGRAYGREIARMADEYIYGEKKISEIPIITHSINDLVFDLDQLKRYKININKLPENSKIISYSSSFFQFYHEYKSELLVVFACFVCLCIFFFILLYFFEKQRSYKDSLIKVNEKLERNVHDRTVQLVQQQSQIINSARLASIGEMASGIAHEINNPLTIIDLSANRIYQRTGLESIKKNAGRISSTAFRISKIIKGLKHLAKDGDKSRFEDFHLIEAVEDVTSLCYEKFKENDIEFNINVDESIIINGSVVQVAQVLLNLINNSFDELIKVNGERRINLKAVPIRNYDKDYVEVSITDTGRGIPDDIKAKIMEPFFTTKKKNRGTGLGLSISKSNIEKHGGEFYLDEDSFLTRFVFTLPLKRA from the coding sequence ATGATTTTACTTAAGGCCGTCTATCGACTAATTTTCATTTTATTTATTCTTATTTCTTCACTTTCTAGAGCGGCAGAGACTTATGATATTCTTATGCTCCACTCATATGAAAAAGGGAATATTTGGACGGAAGAAATTGATAGCTCCTTTCGTTTTCACTTACAGAGTCGTCATAAATATTCAATGAATTTTTATACAGAGTATATGGATTCTAAAAGATTTTTTGGACGCGATTATGATGATGCCTTAGCAGAACTCTACGCGACAAAATTTAGCTCTCATAAAATTGATTTAATTGTAACAACTGATGATTATGCCTTTGATTTTGCAATCAAGTATCGAAGAGAGATTTTCAATGATGCTCCCATTATTTTTAGTGGTGTAAATGGCTATGATAAGTTTAAGCGTGATATCTACCGAACTGAAAAGAACTTTACTGGAGTTGTTGAAACATTTGATGTGATACCTACAGTTAAGGGTGCTCTGAAAATTAATCCTACTGCCACTAAGATATATGTGATAAATACGCAGTTTTCTCCCTCTGGTCGTTATCTTAAAAAACAATTTGAAAGCTCGTTTGAAAAAATGCAGCTAAAGCAAAAAGTTATCTATATTGAAAATTACAATATGGAAGAAATCTATGAAATGGCCAAGCATTTTGAAGATGATTCAATTGTTCTTTTTGGGGTTTATGCTAGAGATCGTGATGGAAAGTACTTTAAATTCGATGAAAATATTAGGACTCTTAGCAAGTACTCTAAGCAACCAATCTATGGTTTTCTAAAGTTCCTACTTAATAAAGGGATAGTTGGGGGAAATCTCTCTGATGGTAGGGCCTATGGCCGAGAAATCGCTCGTATGGCCGATGAGTACATCTATGGAGAAAAGAAAATTTCAGAAATTCCTATCATAACTCATTCTATTAATGATCTTGTTTTTGATCTGGATCAGTTAAAGAGATATAAGATTAATATCAATAAATTGCCGGAAAACTCTAAGATCATTAGTTACTCGTCTAGCTTTTTCCAATTCTATCACGAGTATAAATCAGAGCTTCTCGTTGTTTTTGCTTGTTTTGTTTGTCTTTGTATTTTCTTTTTTATTTTACTTTATTTCTTCGAAAAACAGCGCAGTTATAAGGATTCGCTTATTAAAGTGAATGAGAAACTGGAAAGAAATGTCCATGACCGAACTGTACAGCTTGTTCAGCAGCAATCTCAAATTATTAACTCGGCAAGACTGGCATCGATTGGTGAGATGGCAAGTGGTATTGCTCATGAAATTAATAATCCTCTCACGATTATTGATTTAAGTGCTAATCGAATTTATCAAAGAACCGGTCTCGAAAGTATCAAGAAAAATGCTGGGCGTATTTCAAGCACGGCATTTAGGATTTCAAAGATCATCAAAGGCCTAAAGCATCTCGCAAAAGATGGAGACAAGTCACGATTTGAAGACTTCCACCTTATTGAAGCAGTTGAGGATGTAACATCACTTTGTTATGAGAAATTTAAAGAAAATGATATTGAATTCAACATTAATGTAGATGAATCGATTATTATCAATGGCTCTGTCGTGCAGGTCGCACAAGTACTTCTAAATCTCATTAATAATTCATTTGATGAACTTATTAAAGTAAATGGTGAAAGACGAATTAATCTTAAGGCAGTACCAATTAGAAATTATGATAAGGACTATGTTGAAGTTTCGATTACAGATACAGGTCGAGGTATCCCTGATGATATAAAAGCTAAAATAATGGAGCCTTTCTTTACAACAAAGAAGAAGAATAGGGGAACGGGATTAGGTCTTAGTATTTCAAAAAGTAATATCGAAAAACATGGAGGGGAGTTTTACCTTGATGAAGACTCTTTTTTAACTCGTTTTGTGTTCACTCTTCCACTTAAAAGAGCGTAG
- a CDS encoding YceI family protein — protein MKYYKIVFILIFLQVSNISASQLSLKYESFEQALNAQNRIIFNMSSTKAGVITTDFQGVVKVASITYKKNKNGRYKDISIKIDAKELDTDNESRNEKMYEKCLEVNQNPHIIVRIPGPVRLGELNPGIIEVRNKKHSVDIFIEKNIAADGKISLVGKSVLSLKKLEVPDPSIWIATVHDDIEVNFYLIP, from the coding sequence ATGAAATATTATAAAATTGTTTTTATTTTAATTTTTTTACAAGTAAGTAATATTTCAGCATCACAGTTGAGCTTGAAGTATGAAAGCTTTGAGCAGGCCCTCAATGCTCAAAATCGAATCATATTTAATATGTCGTCGACAAAGGCCGGTGTTATAACTACTGATTTTCAAGGTGTCGTTAAAGTCGCTAGTATTACGTATAAAAAAAATAAAAATGGAAGATACAAAGATATTTCAATTAAAATCGATGCCAAAGAATTAGATACAGATAATGAGTCTCGTAATGAGAAAATGTATGAGAAGTGTCTTGAAGTGAATCAGAATCCTCATATTATTGTTCGTATTCCTGGACCGGTTAGACTAGGTGAGTTAAATCCGGGAATTATAGAGGTTCGAAATAAGAAACATTCTGTGGATATTTTCATTGAAAAAAATATTGCTGCAGATGGTAAAATCTCACTGGTTGGAAAATCTGTACTGTCTTTAAAGAAGCTCGAAGTCCCGGATCCATCGATATGGATCGCAACTGTGCATGATGATATTGAGGTTAATTTTTACTTAATTCCATAG